TGACCCGCCACAGCAGGAGCAGCAGGAAGCCGATCACGGTCAGGCCGAGCGAGGCCCGCGCGATGCTCGACACGTACGGGCCGACGTACTCGAAGGCCCCGTACTGGAAGTTGATCTTGCCGGGCCACAGGTCCACGAGGCGCAGCGCCATCAGCGCGCTGCCGCCGAGGGACTCGACCTGCACACCGCGGTCGCCCTGGTTGCCGAGGAAGCCGAGGGTGTCGCGGAACAGCGCGGCGAAGACGGCCAGCAGCGCGACGCAGGACAGCGCCGCCGCGACGAAGGCGTCCCGCGTGGACTTGCCGCGCGGGGTGCCGAGCAGGGTCAGCAGCGGCCACACCTTGACCATGGCGCCGATGCCGGCGACGACGCCGCCGAGCCGGGGGCGGTAGCGCAGGCAGAGCAGCGAGCCGACGGCGAGCAGGGTGACCTGGACGTCGTAGCGGGCGAACGGGGTCGCCATCAGCATCGGCAGCGTGAACAGCCACAGCGCGGCGCCGGCCATGCTGCCGTCGTTGCGGCGGGCGGCCCGCATCAGGCCGACGAGGATCACGGCGTCGCAGAGCACCGTCAGGGCGACGAAGGCCTGGAAGTAGGTGAGGAAGGGGAGGAGGTCGGGCGAGAGGAAGATCGCCGCGGCCGCCGGGGGGTACTGCCACATGATGTCGTTCTGCGGCAGCGTCCAGGTGACGAGGACGTTGTACCAGTTGTGGTAGGTCGCGGTGACCTCGACCCGGACGACGTTCGAGCTGAAGAACTCGTTGACGAGCATCCAGAGCATCGCGGCACGGGACGCCAGCCAGAAGCCCGCGATGCCCAGCAGGGCTCCGCGTCCTCGCATGGCTGCTTCGAAGGATCCCCGCCGGTCACGCGTGGCGGGCGCCGCCGTCGCAGATGCGGTGGGGTTGGTCGGAGGGCTGCTGGTCGTGGTCATCGGCGCGAAGTCTACCTATTCATTTATTCCACTTCTTTGACTGAGACCCATCAAAAGTGGGTATCGGTAAAGGCCCTGGCCAGCCCCCGAGCCCGCCATTTGCCTTACGCCTGAGGCCGCCCCATCGCCCGGTACGACCTCTTTTCGACGCGGCCCTCGCGCCCCTCGGCGCCGGGGCGCCTCGGGGGCTTCGGGCCGCTGCGCCGGACTCCGCCCGTCGGGGCTCGTGCGGCGTTACGCCTGCGGCCGCCCCATCGCCCGGTACGTCCAGCCGGCGGCCCGCCAGCGCGCCGGGTCCAGGGCGTTCCGGCCGTCGAGGATCAGGCGGTCGGTGACGACCTCGCCGAGCACCGCCGGGTCGAGGTCGCGGAACTCGCGCCACTCGGTGAGGTGCAGGACGACCTCGGCGCCGCGGGCCGCCGCGAGGGCGGAGTCGGCGTAGCCGAGGGTGGGGAAGACGCGGCGGGCGTTGTCCATGCCCTTGGGGTCGTAGACGGTGACCTGGCCGCCCTGGAGGTGGATCTGCCCGGCGACGTTGAGGGCGGGGGAGTCGCGGACGTCGTCGGAGTCGGGCTTGAAGGTGGCGCCGAGCACGGCGACCCGCTTGCCGAGGAAGGAACCGCCGACCGCCTCCCGGGCCAGCTCGACCATGTGGCCGCGGCGGCGCATGTTGATGGAGTCGACCTCGCGCAGGAAGGTCAGGGCCTGGTCGGCGCCCAGCTCGCCGGCCCGGGCCATGAAGGCCCGGATGTCCTTGGGCAGGCAGCCGCCGCCGAAGCCGATCCCGGCGCGCAGGAACTTCGCGCCGATCCGCTCGTCGTAGCCGATGGCCTCCGCGAGCTTGACCACGTCGCCGCCCGCGGCCTCGCAGACCTCGGCCATCGCGTTGATGAAGGAGATCTTCGTCGCGAGGAAGGAATTGGCGGCCGTCTTGACCAGCTCGGAGGTCGGGAAGTCGGTGACCACCAGCGGGGTGCCCTCCGACATCGGGGTCTCGTACACCTCCCGCAGCAGTTTCTCGCCGCGCTCGCCCTGGACGCCGATGACGATCCGGTCCGGGTGCAGGGTGTCCTGCACGGCGAAGCCCTCGCGCAGGAACTCCGGGTTCCACGCCAGTTCCACGTCCTCGCCGGCCGGGGCCAGCGCGGTCAGCTTCGCCGCGAGCCGCTCCGCCGAGCCCACCGGCACCGTCGACTTGCCGACCACCAGCACCGGCCGGGTCAGGTGCGGGGCCAGGGACTCCATCGCGGAGTCCACGTACGACATGTCGCAGGCGTACTCACCGTGCTTCTGCGGGGTGTTCACACAGACGAAGTGGACGTCGCCGAAGGCGCCGACCTCCTCCCAGGAGGTGGTGAACCGCAGCCGGCCCGTGGAGCCGGGCAGCCCCGCGACGTGCGAGGACAGCAGTTCCTCCAGCCCGGGCTCGTACATGGGGACCCGGCCGCCGGCCAGCATCTCGATCTTCTCCGGGACCACGTCCAGCCCGAGCACCTCGAAGCCCAGCTCGGCCATCGCGGCGGCGTGCGTCGCGCCGAGGTAGCCGGTGCCGATCACAGTGATCTTGAGGGGGGCCATGGGTGCTCCAGAGGTGCGGGGCCGTTTGCGGCCACCGAGCATAGCCGCGCCGCCGACAGGGCACGTTCTCAGCTGTCACGCAGCTCACGTGCGCCGTACATATCGCTCCCGGGACGCCGGACACTAAGATTTCGGTTACTTAACGGTAGTTAGCATCCACGCAGCGCGCACCAGCGTCAGCGTCACCTTGGGGAGTGAGAGATCTTGGCGGGTTCTGCCGACTTCGACCTGTACCGCCCGGCCGAGGAGCACGACATGCTCCGCGAGTCCGTCCGCTCGCTCGCCGAGGCGAAGATCCTGCCGTTCGCGGCAGCGGTCGACGAGGAGTCCCGCTTCCCGCAGGAGGCCCTCGACGCCCTGGTCGCCAACGACCTGCACGCCGTCCACGTGCCCGAGAACTACGGCGGCGCCGGCGCGGACGCCCTCGCCACCGTGATCGTGATCGAGGAGGTGGCCCGCGTGTGCGCCTCCTCCTCTCTTATCCCGGCCGTCAACAAGCTCGGCTCGCTCCCGGTGATCCTTTCCGGTTCCGAGGAGCTCAAGGCCAAGTACCTCGGCCCGCTGGCCAAGGGCGACGCGATGTTCTCGTACGCCCTCTCCGAGCCCGACGCGGGCTCCGACGCCGCCGGCATGAAGACCCGCGCCGTGCGCGACGGGGACTTCTGGGTCCTCAACGGCGTCAAGCGCTGGATCACCAACGCGGGCGTCTCCGACTACTACACGGTCATGGCCGTCACCGACCCGGAGAAGCGCTCCAAGGGCATCTCGGCCTTCGTGGTCGAGAAGTCCGACGAAGGCGTGTCCTTCGGCGCCCCGGAGAAGAAGCTCGGCATCAAGGGCTCGCCGACGCGCGAGGTCTACCTCGACAACGTCCGCATCCCCGCCGACCGCATGATCGGCGCCGAGGGCACCGGATTCGCCACCGCGATGAAGACCCTGGACCACACCCGCATCACCATCGCGGCACAGGCGCTCGGCATCGCCCAGGGCGCCCTCGACTACGCCAAGGGCTACGTCCAGGAGCGCAAGCAGTTCGGCAAGCCGATCGGCGACTTCCAGGGCGTGCAGTTCATGCTCGCGGACATGGCCATGAAGATCGAGGCCGCCCGCCAGCTCACCTACGCCGCCGCCGCGAAGTCGGAGCGCGTGGACGCTGACCTCACCTTCTTCGGCGCCGCGGCCAAGTGCTTCGCCTCCGACGTCGCCATGGAGGTCACCACCGACGCCGTCCAGCTCCTGGGCGGCTACGGCTACACGCGCGACTACCCGGTCGAGCGCATGATGCGCGACGCGAAGATCACGCAGATCTACGAGGGCACGAACCAGGTCCAGCGCATCGTGATGGCCAGGAACCTGCCGTAGTAGACGGGTGCTGACCCTGCCCAACCGACAAGGCCCCCGGCATCACGCCGGGGGCCTTGTCGGTTGGGCAGGATCAGGCGACTTCGGCCCGCTCGGTGGGGTCGTCCGCGCCGGGGGTGTACGTGTGCCCCGAGTGCGTCCCGGACCTGCCGAGGCCGCCGGACCAGTTCGATCTCCGCGAAGCGGAGCGCTCCTTTGTAACGATTCCGATCCAGCGGGCGCGCGCGCCGGATGCTGGCGCCCCCAGGACGTGCCCGTTCCACCGTGGCGGGTGGGCGTCTTCGGGCGGGGCGGCGTCCGGTCCGTGGCCTGGAAGTGATCGGTGCAGTTCCGCTGCTGAGCATTGCGTCTTCGCCGTTGTATGGCGTATATCGCGCACGAGCGGAGGACGTGCGGGCCCCGGAGCGTCGGCATGGCGCGGAGCCGCCGTAACCGGAACGTTGCCGCAGGCGGCTCTGGCGGGCCGCCTGCGGCCTTCGCGCATTCCAGGATGGGCTAACTTTGAAGCTTCGCACGCCCGAACCGGTTGGGGAGAGACAAAAATGACGGAAGCGATCCTGCTGGTCGGCGGGCAGGGGACGCGACTGCGCCCCGTGACGGTGAACACCCCCAAGCCGATGGTTCCGGCCGCGGGTGTCCCGTTCCTCGCCCACCAGATAGCCAGGGCCGCCGCCGCCGGTGTCACGCACATCGTGATGGCCACCTGCTACCTCGCCGAGGTCTTCGAGCCCTACTTCGGCGACGGATCGGACTTCGGCATCACCCTCGAGTACGTCGTCGAGGACGAGCCGCTGGGCACGGGCGGCGCCATCCGCAACGCCGCGCAGCGTCTGACCGGCGGCCCGGACTCCCCGGTCCTGGTCTTCAACGGCGACATCCTCACCGGCCTGGACATCGCGGGCCTGGTCGAGTCCCACCAGGCGGCCGACGCCGACGTCTCCCTGCACCTCGTGCGGGTCGAGGACCCGCGCGCCTTCGGCCTGGTCCCCACCGACTCCGAGGGGCGGGTGCTGGCCTTCACCGAGAAGCCGCAGACCCCCGAGGAGATCATCACCGACCAGATCAACGCCGGCTGCTACGTCTTCCGCCGCAGCGTGATCGACTCCATCCCGGCCGGCCGATCGGTATCCGTCGAGCGCGAGACCTTCCCGGGCCTGCTCTCCTCCGGCGCCAAGCTCCACGGCGTCACCGAGGACACCTACTGGCTGGACCTCGGCAAGCCCGAGTCCTTCGTACAGGCCTCCGCCGACCTCGTGCGCGGCATCGTGGCCTCCCCGGCCGTACCCGGCCCCCGGGGCGAGGCCCTCGTGCTCCCCGGCGCCCAGGTGGCGGACGGCGCCAAGCTCTCGGGCGGTACCGTGGTGGGTGCCGGCGCCCGGATCGAATCGGGTGCTGTCGTCCAGGGCTCCATCGTGCTGGACGGCGCGATCCTCGGCGCGGACACGGTGGTGAGCGCCAGCCTCATCGGCGCAGGCGCCTCGGTCGGTTCGCGCACGGTGGTGACGGGCGCGGTCATCGGCGACGGTGCCGTCGTCGGGGCTGACAACGAACTTCGCGCAGGGGTGCGGGTGTGGTGCGAGGCCGAGCTGCCCGACGCCGCCGTCCGCTTCTCCTCCGACCGGTGACCAACTTCAGTGAGGCACAACCTGTGATAGGCGAGCAGCAGACTCCCCGCGCGACCGACGTCGCAACCACGAAGCTCCCCGACACCTGGGCGGACACGCCGCTCACCGTGGTCATGCCCACGTACAACGAGGCGGGCAACCTGCCGGGCATGGTGGAGCTGCTCATGGGTCTCGACCAGCCGGGCCTGCGCCTGCTGATCGTCGACGACTCCTCGCCCGACGGCACCGGCAAGATCGCCGACGAGCTGGCCGAGGGCTTCCTCACCGAGGACGGCAAGCCGCGCATGTCGGTCCTGCACCGCACCGCCAAGGACGGCCTCGGCCGCGCCTACGCGGCCGGCATGGCCAAGGCCGTCGAGGACGGCGCCGAGTACGTGCTCCAGATGGACGCGGACGGCTCCCACCCGGCCGGCAAGATCGCCGAGATGCTGGGCGTGGCCCGCTCCACCGGCGCCGGTCTCGTCGTCGGCTCCCGCTACGTCCCGGGCGGCACCCTCTCCGACGCCTGGGGCGCGCACCGCAAGCTGCTCTCCCGCTGGGCCAACGCGTACGCGAGCACCATCCTGGGCACCCGCGTCCGCGACATCACGGGCGGCTTCAACCTGTGGAGCGCCTCCGCGCTGAAGGCGATCGACCTCGCGTCGATCGGCAGCGCCGGCTACAGCTTCCAGGTGGAGATGAAGTTCAAGGCCCTGCGCCGCGGCTTCCAGGTGATGGAGGTCCCGATCCACTTCGAGGACCGCACCGTCGGCGAGTCCAAGATGAACCTGGCCGTCCAGCTGGAGTCCATCGCCATGCCGTGGAAGCTCCGCGCCCGCGCCGGCAAGAAGTAGTCGCGTACGAGCGCCAGTCGCGTACGCGAGCGGAACAAGCGGAAGGGGCACCCCCTCGGGGGTGCCCCTTCCGTCGTCTACGCGCCGCCGCGTCCGCCCCGCCCCGCCGGCCGGGACTCCAGGAACCGCTTCAGACCGCGCGCCGCCGGCCGCTCCACGAACCGCTGGATCAGCCACGAGGCCAGCAGCATCACGGCCATCGCCGACAGCATCAGCGTCCACGGCGGGGCGTCCCGGCTCCACTGGTTCAGCAGGGTCACCCCGACCTGCTGGTGCAGCAGGTACAGCGGGTACGACATGGCGCCCGCGACCGACAGCCACCGCCAGTCGATCCGGTCCAGCCACCCCAGGGCCACCGCGGCCATCACCACGTAGCACAGGGTCACCACGAGCAGGCACATCTCCCAGGACAGCCGGTCGCCCTTGACGGTGTTCCACTGGACGATGTCGTTCAGCCAGCGCTGCATCAGCAGCCAGGAGAACACCAGCAGGGCCCACGGCTCGCCCGCGCGCGCCCCCTCACGGCGGATCAGGTAGAAGCAGATGCCGGAGACGAACAGCGGCGAGTAGCTCGGGTTCGCCAGCACGTGCAGGATCGGCAGCCCGGAGCTGGGGGCCAGCAGCGAGGCGACCGTCCAGACCCAGCAGAAGTTCAGCACCTTGCGGTACGTCAGACCGGTCCACGCGACCACGGCGAAGATCAGGTAGAAGCGGACCTCGGACCACAGCGTCCAGTACGACATGTCCAGCGGGGCGCTGCCCAGCGGGGTCTGCACCATCGTCAGGTTGGTGAGGATCTGGCTCAGCCCCGGCCCGGCGCCGCCGAAGGGCTTCCCGACCGTCAGCAGCACGCCCATGGTGACCAGTACGCAGAACCAGTACGCGGGCCCCAGCCGGATCACCCGGCTGCGCAGGTAACCGCCCAGCGGCCGCCCCCAGGCCGACATGCAGATGACGAAGCCGCTGATCATGAAGAACAGCTCCACGCCCATCCAGCTGTACCGGCCCACCATGGTCAGCCAGCCGAAGGCGTCACGCCCCCACACTTCCTGCCGGGTGTAGTGGTGCACCAGCACCAGCACCGCCGCCAGGATGCGCAGCCCGTCCAGGACGCGCAGCCGGGGCCGTGCGGCGGCCGCAGCGTCCTGAGGCCGCCCCGGCAGGGACGGGAGCACAAGGGGACGGTCGCCGTCCTCCCGTCGGTCTGTGAGGACGCGCGGGGACGGATGCAGGGACATGGACGCTCCACGGGCAGACGGACGCGTGCCCGAAATTTCAACGGCCGCGCCGGAACACGGGCCCCACGCGCTATCCCCCCGGCGTACGGGCCGCAACAGTCTTACGAGAAAACCATCGCACTGTCCACAGCGCCGGGTTGGGCGAATGTCACGCCCTCACCCGTTCAGCGGCCTGATCACTGCCCCCTGACGGTGACCTTCTCGTCGTTCTGGATCTGCTTGACCAGCTGCTGCACCTTCGCCTTGTCCCAGACGAGGTTGCCGCCCCGCTGGCCCGAGATCGGCATGTTCAGCGAGACGCCGTCGCCCCCGTTGACGCCCTTCATCGCGAAGAACATCTGCCCCATGTCCCACAGCCCCATGTCCTTGTCCACGACCAGCGTGTCCAGGCCGGCGCCCATCACCGGGTAGAGGGAGAAGGGGTTGAGGACCGTGCTCGGGGTGGCCGCCTGGCTCGCCAGCGCGGAGAGGAACTTCTGCTGGTTCTTGGTCCGTTGCAGGTCCGACTCGGCGAAGGCGTACCGGGTCCGTACGAAGGCCAGGGACTGCTCGCCGTTCAGGGTCTGGCGGCCCGCCTTGAAGTCGGCGCCCGACTTCTCGTCCTTGAAGCCCTGTTCGATGTCCAGCTCCACCCCGCCGAGGGCGTCCACGATGTTCGCGAAACCGGCGAAACCGATCTCGGCGTAGTGGTCGATGCGCAGCCCGGTGTTGAACTCGACCGTCCGCACGAGCAGCTCCGGGCCGTCCTCCGCGTACGCGGCGTTCAGCTTGACCCGGCGCCCCTCGGAGGCGAACTTCTTGCCCGACTGGGAGCCGACGAAGGAGGGGATCTCCACGTCGGAGTCGCGAGGCAGCGAGACCATGGTGTTCCCGCTGGAGCACTTCGCCAGGATCATCATCGAGTCGGTGCGCTTGCCCTCGGCGGAGCCCGTGTGGAGCTTCTTCTTCTCCCCGTCGGACATGCCCTCGCGGCTGTCGGAGCCCACGATCAGGTACGTGGTGCAGTCGCCCTCCTTCGGGCGCTCGATCACCTTCGACAGGTCCACCTCGCGGCGGACCTGGGAGTCCGCCCAGAAGTAGGTGCCGATACCGGTGACCAGCAGGACGGAGACCACGGCGATCGAGCCGATCTTGATCCGCTTGCGCCAGTCGACGACCACCCGGACGGGGACGGCGCCGCCGGGGCCCGAGGGGCCGCCGGGGCCCGAGGGACCGCCCGGGCCCGCGGGCCGGCCGTAGACCTGCCCGGTGTTGTAGCCGCTGTCGTACGCGGCGTCCGGGCCCTGCGCCTGCTGCGGCGGCACCCCGTACCCGGGACGGGCGCCCGGCGGCGGGGACTGCGGCGGGACCGGCGGCCGCGCCGGGCGCTGCGGCGGCTGCTGGGGCCGCTGGACGTGACGCATCCGCTGCGCCCCGTCCGGCTGCGCCTGCCCGCTGCCGTTGCCGTACCCGTCATCGCGGCGGCCCCGTGCGTCGCGCTCGCCGTTCCACCCGTCCCAGTCACTCATGCGGACAAGGATGCCTGGCCCGGGGTGGTGCAGGACACCCCGGTGGAGCCTTCGTACCGGGGCTGTTGCAGAGCTGATGCCTGCAATACGCACTTAAGGTGGCCGTATGACAGAGATACCGGCCGCACCGGCGGGAAAGCCGATCTCGGCCTCCCGCACCACCCTCAGCCACATCATGACCGCGAACGACACCAACCTCCTCGGCACGGTGCACGGCGGCGTGATCATGAAGCTGGTGGACGACGCCGCCGGGGCCGTGGCCGGGCGTCACTCGGGCGGGCCGGCCGTGACCGCCTCCATGGACGAGATGGCCTTCCTCGCCCCGGTCCGGGTCGGCGACCTCGTCCACGTGCGGGCGCAGTGCAACTGGACCGGCCGCTCCTCGATGGAGATCGGCGTACGGGTCCTGGCCGAGCGGTGGAACGAGTCCACCCCGGCCACCCAGGTCGGCAGCGCCTACCTCGTCTTCACGGCGGTGGACGCCGAGGGCAAGCCCCGCCAGGTCCCGCCGGTGATCCCGGAGACCGAGCAGGACGAGCGCCGCTACCAGGAGGCCCAGATCCGCCGCACCCACCGCCTCGCCCGCCGCCAGGCGATCACCGAACTGCGCGAGCGCCGCCAGGCCGAGGGCCTCGACGAGGAATGATCCATTCGGCCGCTGCGGCGGGCCACCCGTAGACTCCTCAGCCGACGTCTGCCCGCCCGGCACCGGGTGGTGCGGCGTGACCCCTCAACCGGCTCCTGTTGTGGAGATTTACTCACGATGTCGACGGTCATACCGCCCCAGCGGGGCGCAGAGAAGGTGCTGCCGGGCTCGCGCCAGGAACCCGACAGGGCCCGTCGGCCGAGGCTCCGAGCCCTGGACGGCTTGCGGCTGGTGGCCGCGCTGATGGTGGTCGCCTTCCACTGGGTGGGCGTCAACCGGAATTCCGCGGTGTGGGGAGGGACCCCCGAGTCCCTCATGCCGGTGCTGCACCGCTTCAGTGCCTACGGCTTTATGGGCGTCCAGCTGTTCTTCCTGATCAGCGGCTTCGTCATCTGCATGTCCTGCTGGGGCCGCACCCCCCGGCAGTACTTCACCTCGCGCGTGGTGCGCCTCTTCCCGGCGTACTGGGTCGCGATCGTGCTGACCGGACTGGTGGTCAACTACGCCGCGTCGGCGAGGCAGGAGCGCGGGCACCGCAGCGTCTCGGACATCCTGTCCAACCTGACGATGCTCCAGCAGCCCCTCGGCGTGGCCGAAGTGGACCCGGTCTACTGGACCCTCTGGGTCGAGCTGCGCTTCTACCTGCTCTTCGCCTTCGTGGTGGCCTTCGGGCTGACCTACCGCCGGGTGCTGACCTTCTGCGGGATCTGGATGGTCCTGTCCGTCGTCGGCAGGGGCTCGGACAACAAGCTGCTGGAACTGTTCGTCATGCCCGAGTACGCCCCGTACTTCATCGCCGGTGTGGTCATGTACCTGATCTACCGCTTCGGTGCGAACTGGCTGCTCCTCGGGTCGGTCGGATTCTCGTTCCTGGTGGCCCAGCACCAGCTGCTCGGCACGCGCGACAGCTTCAAGTACGGCGTGATGCACTCGATCAGCTGGACGGCCATGACCGTCTTCTGCCTGTTCGCCTTCGGGGTGGTGCTCGCAGCGGCGATGGGCGCCTTCGACCGGATCCAGTGGAAGTGGCTCACCACCGCGGGAGCGCTCACCTACCCCGTCTACCTGCTGCACCAGGAGATCGGCTTCGCCCTGATCCGCTGGGCCCGCGACCACGGCATCGGCGTCTGGGCGACCCTCATCGCCGCCCTCGCCGCCATCCTCCTGCTGTCCTGGGTCGTGCACCGCTACGCCGAGCGCCCCCTGTCGGCCCTCATGCGACGCATGCTGGACGCTCCCGGGCTGGCACTTCCCAAGTCCGACCCACCCGTACGCAGCCGCGCCACGCTCGCCGAGCAGCCTGCGGTCCACGCAGAAGGCAGCCCCATCCGATGACCTCCGCAGGCATGCTGCCCGTCTCGCCGGCCGATCCGCCGGCGGATTCGCCCGCCGACCCGCGACCCGGGACCGGTGCGGGACCCGCGACGCCGCGCCGGCTTCCGGGCCCCGACTGGCTGTGGGCCGCGCTGCTGACGCTCGTGGTCACCGCCTTCGGCATCGGCCGGGCCGAGCCCTGGCGGGATGAGCTGGCCAGCTGGAACGCCGCCACGCGCAGCACCGGCGAGCTGATCGACATGCTGGGCCGGGTGGACGCCGTCTCCGGCCTCTACTACCTGCTGCTGCACGGCTGGGTCTCCGTCTTCGGGGACTCCACCGCGATGCTCCGGCTGCCGTCGGCGCTCGCCATGGCCGCCGCCGCGGCCTTCGCCGTACTGACGGCCCGCAGGCTCTTCGACCGCCGGACCGCCGTTTTCACCGGTCTGCTCTTCGCCTTCGTGCCGGCCGTCTCCCGGTACGGCCAGGAGGCCCGCTCGTACGCCTTCGTCGTGCTGGCGGTCACCGCCGCGACCTGGCTGCTGCTGCGGGCGCTGGAGCGGCCGGCCCTGCGGCGCTGGGCCCCGTACGCCCTCGCGGTGGCGGCGGCCGGGCTGTTCCACGTCGTGTCGCTGCTGTTCCTGCTGCCGCACGGCCTGATCGTGCTCCTGCGCTGGTGGCAGGACCGGCGGGGGCGCACCCTCGTCGCCTACGCGGTGACGGTGGCGGCCGCCCTGCTGCCGGTGATCCCGCTGGTGCTGCTGGGGCAGCGCCAGGTGGGCCGCCAGATCAGCTGGATCAAGACCCCGCACCTGCGGAGCATCGCCGACCTCTGGAGCAACCTCTTCGGCTCCCCGATGATCGGTCTCGCCATTGCCGCGGTGGCGCTGCTCCCGCTCGCCTGGAGCCG
The Streptomyces sp. NBC_00091 genome window above contains:
- a CDS encoding glycosyltransferase family 39 protein, which produces MTSAGMLPVSPADPPADSPADPRPGTGAGPATPRRLPGPDWLWAALLTLVVTAFGIGRAEPWRDELASWNAATRSTGELIDMLGRVDAVSGLYYLLLHGWVSVFGDSTAMLRLPSALAMAAAAAFAVLTARRLFDRRTAVFTGLLFAFVPAVSRYGQEARSYAFVVLAVTAATWLLLRALERPALRRWAPYALAVAAAGLFHVVSLLFLLPHGLIVLLRWWQDRRGRTLVAYAVTVAAALLPVIPLVLLGQRQVGRQISWIKTPHLRSIADLWSNLFGSPMIGLAIAAVALLPLAWSRGRRPAVELALVGAAPIGAAWVVSQGSTSYFMDRYLLFTLPAWVVLAAAGLAALRPRRAGALALAALILLGLPDQRQMRTEWSRVGLDGEAAARVIAKGYRPGDGFVPVRGADRVFMIDFQVEYYLPQRVQLRDVFAERSALASDDLFPQECARPVQCLGSTQRVWVVTWSGTKNPYHKLPKEQAEALESHYRVAESQTVRGLRVSLLERVR